The Halobaculum sp. MBLA0143 genome includes a region encoding these proteins:
- a CDS encoding S26 family signal peptidase has protein sequence MLLAVALVVGQLLGQPVLVSYVRTGSMEPTIDAGDGFVPLPTAVTGPPEEGDVVTFRARQLQGGGLVTHRIVDRTDRGYVTRGDANPFTDQDGEEPPVKRTQIVAVAAEAGSGVVVIPELGTVVQAIGGALGTIQRYAAAYTGLRSLMGLTGVGYGLGLLSAIGYVVDVVTRSRRETDERDRTPDRDRGGTDGQRYLRVFTAIIVVAATGTMLLPSGPTEYGVVSAEFDSDQPSVIPAGETREQAVRLGNTGLVPVVAVLEPVGDGIGVRDRTVSIPSRGEATTEITITAPEETGYYRRVLTTHRYLALLPTPMIVGLAGVHPWLPVVVIDAVLGGGFYLLGYPLLAGRIRSRDRDDRRRSGTL, from the coding sequence GTGCTCCTGGCAGTCGCGCTCGTCGTCGGCCAGCTCCTCGGCCAGCCGGTGCTCGTGAGCTACGTCCGCACGGGGAGCATGGAGCCGACGATCGACGCCGGCGACGGGTTCGTCCCGTTGCCGACGGCCGTGACCGGCCCGCCGGAGGAGGGCGACGTGGTGACGTTCCGTGCCAGACAGCTCCAGGGTGGTGGGCTCGTCACCCACCGGATCGTCGACCGGACGGACCGCGGCTACGTCACCCGCGGGGACGCGAACCCGTTCACGGACCAAGACGGCGAGGAGCCGCCGGTCAAGCGGACGCAGATCGTCGCGGTGGCGGCAGAGGCCGGTAGCGGCGTGGTCGTGATCCCGGAACTCGGGACGGTCGTCCAGGCGATCGGCGGCGCCCTCGGGACGATCCAACGGTACGCGGCCGCTTACACCGGTCTACGGTCGCTGATGGGGCTCACCGGGGTCGGGTACGGACTCGGACTCCTGTCTGCGATCGGCTACGTCGTCGATGTCGTGACCAGGAGTCGCCGCGAGACGGACGAGCGCGACCGCACACCGGACCGCGACCGTGGCGGGACGGACGGCCAGCGGTACCTCCGCGTGTTCACGGCGATCATCGTTGTCGCAGCCACGGGGACGATGCTGTTGCCCTCCGGGCCGACGGAGTACGGCGTCGTCAGCGCGGAGTTCGACAGCGATCAGCCGAGCGTGATCCCGGCCGGCGAGACCCGCGAGCAGGCCGTCCGGCTGGGCAACACCGGGCTCGTTCCAGTGGTGGCGGTGCTGGAACCGGTCGGCGACGGGATCGGCGTCCGCGACCGGACGGTGTCGATCCCGTCTCGAGGCGAGGCGACGACGGAGATCACCATCACCGCACCCGAGGAGACGGGCTACTACCGGCGCGTCCTCACGACACACCGGTATCTGGCGCTCCTGCCGACACCGATGATCGTCGGACTCGCCGGCGTCCACCCCTGGCTCCCGGTAGTCGTGATCGACGCCGTCCTGGGAGGCGGCTTCTACCTCCTCGGCTACCCACTGCTGGCCGGCCGGATCCGGAGCCGCGACCGTGACGATCGCCGCCGCTCCGGCACTCTGTGA